A region of the Pseudomonadota bacterium genome:
GAATATGATAAATGTGAAATATATTTTAGTATGCTTTCTTGGGATGTTTTTAATATTATTCGATCTACTCGGAATAATAAATACTGCTCTCGCGGCTAATGCTAACGTGCAAAGAACACAACAAATACTAATAGATTATGGATATAGACCTGGACCAGCGGATGGTCTTTTTGGCTTGAAGACACGTGCTGCATTAATGCAATACCAGAAAGATAAACATCTTCCTGAAACCGGCCAGATTGATAAGAAAACGGCAATAGCTTTAGGAGTAGATATATATACGCCGAAGAAAAAGCAGAAATATCAACGAGAGAATATAGAAGCTCGTCAATCACAGTCTATGTTGATGTGGTTGGGACACTATACTGGTCCCATCAACGGTGTTACAGGACCAGAAACAATACAGGCAATAAACAGATTTCAAGTAAGCCAGAGAACGACCGATATTGGAGGTAAAACTATACCGCTGGTCGAAATCTTAAAGTCTGCCGTTCTAGCCAGAGATCGAAAGCCAAAATTAGAATGTACGCCAGATGTCAGAACGTCCGTACGATTACAGTCAAATCGGCTTTTCAGCTCCAACGCGGTCGAAAGAGCACTTGCTGCATACGAACTCGGAAAAATGCGCGAGGATGCCCTGTCTGCGATACCCTGCCTACTGAACTTGTTGGACGACCGTTCGAGCCTTGAATGGAGACAACCTGGCCAAGTTATAAACAGTTCAGGTGAAAGCACAAGTCCAAGTAAAGAAGCTGCGCATGCGCTCTCGAAGATGGGGTCTAAAGGCAACCAGGCACTGATCGCTGCATTCTACGTGTATTCTCTTGATTCGAAAAAGCATCCTAATATAGACATATTGGATTCAGTGATGGAGGGGCTGAACCGGATCGAAGGTAATGACGCAGTGGATGTCATGGTCGATGCACTATTTTCCGATAGGGTCTGGGATACCTTGAAAATACTTGCGGGGGAGTACCTGGCTCGTACAAAAGACTCTCGCATCCTTGAACCTCTCAGTCAAATAGTGATAGACAGAAACAAAACGCCAAAAACTACGCAAGCAGCGGCATTGGCCTTAGGTGAGTTGAGAGATCCCCGCGCAATTGATCCATTGATCAAGGCCATGTGGCTTGATCCGGGTACTTGCTGGAATACGATTCAAAACGTGCGGATACTTTGTCCAACAGCATCGAATAGCGCAGATGCTCTGAAGAAAATTACAGATCTCGATTTCGGTCATGACCGTGAGCTTTGGCGCAGTTGGCGAATGAAGAACCCTGACTAAAAACGGAAATAGGGGCCGTTCTTCAGATTATAAGTTTCTCCCAAATATAAAGAGGGAAAACTTCGACATCTTTTTTTCGTTCATTCAAAAGTCAACATGTCTCCCTAATGTTTTTACTAGGATAAACAACATTTGTTACGTATAGCTGCTATATCCAAACGCCTCGGCTCCCACCGGGGCGTTTTTGTTTCCACCATAAAGTTGCACTAATTTACTGGATAGGTTTTGCTACATAAAGTTGGCATCAGTTTAAACTTGAGATCGGGGAATTTATTTGTTCATTAAATGATGTGAGAGTTCATAGCTAAACAATTGGGAGAATAGATGAGAAAGAAAATCTTGCCTTTATTTGTTGTGTTTCTTTTGGTCGGGTGTGTCGCTGGTTTTCAAAAAGGACCCGAGTGGTTTAGTTCTCAAGGTATCCAACCGGAAAACATAAATAGCCAACAGTCTATTCATCGACTGATTGAATTGTTGAATTCTGAAGACCAACAAACCCAAAAGACTGCATTTAATATTTTGCGTCATGGGCAACCAGCACCTAAGGTCCGAGAAGGTGAAGTGATTTCTGAGGAACCCACTTATTTAGTTTTTAATCAGCCAAAGTTAACTCCAGAAATTGCAGAGGCTTTAGCCGGTTATTCCCAGAGAATTGGTGCTCCGCATGTGTTTTCCACAGCGAGTTACTTAACAGAAGAGAAACTGGGTAAATATTCTGTACCAGGTTTGATGGATGCTTTAAACAGCCCCTCAGCAGGTATTAGGTCTAATGCTGCAATCTGGTTGGGGAAGATTGGTCAAGATGCAGCACCGGCATTACCTATATTAGAAATAATATCAAAAAATGATAGGAGAAGAGTTCAAGCTAATGCAAAGGTTGCAATAAGAAAAATTCAGGTTGATGGATTACTTAAAGATCAAGAATAATTATTTTCGCGGTAATCCGGGACACAATACTGATTTCCAAAACTATAAATTCCTGAGATTCATCCAACGCCCTGGCACTGACCAGGGCGTTTTTGTTTCCAGGTGAAATAATATATTGCGATAAGTCTATCGGGCTGCTAGGTTTCTTGGCATAAGTTGGAACGGACACAGAAACCTTTTTTGATTATAATTTAGATGATTTAGGTTTTGATTAATGCTCATAAAACAAGGATATTGGGTTAAAAACCTATACCTGCAGAATAGAAAATCTCCCATCACTTACACTTATGGCGGCGCTCATTCCATAAAAGTATCGTTAAAACATGCTTCTAAGAAAAAATCACCCCGCAACAACGGAGACGATAAAAGTATTTGTCACGCATGGGGTAGTTTCAAACCTTCTGAAAAGATAAAAAAATATTTTGTTAGTATCTCCAACAATGAACTCCCAAGCGAGATGTCCAACGACCCAGAGGTATTAGAATATTTTAATGATACTGCGAAGACCGTTGAAAGGATTCATATTAAATATTTCCCTCAACCGTTTCAGGATTATTTGCGCAATGTTCGCACAGAATTAAGAGATATAATAAAACGTACAGTAGATATATTTATGTGGCGCTGTGGGATTCATGGGGGGCATAATCCATTGTCTGGCTATGGAATGTCGTTTTCTTTTGATGGAAAAATATGGTACGGCGAGCCTCCTGGAGCGACAGTCAGTTTCAGTTCCTTTGCTATTCATACTCCCCCAGAACAAGTAGCGATAATTATAAGGAAATTAATAAAATCAAAACATGACCAACCGTTAGGTCATCAAATGTTTAGAGAAGCTCAGTCTCTTAGAACTTCAAACCCACGAATTTCAATAATAGTCGCAATGTCAGCATTAGAGGTTGCAGCAAAAGAATGTATCTCGAAATTAAATCCAGAATCAATCTGGTTGGTCGAGAATTTACCATCACCGGATGTCAGAAAGTTAATTAATGAATACATTCCCAGGTTATTATGCAAAACGACTCTTGAAGGAATTTTACCACTGCCGGAATCATTAAACACATCCATTAGAAAAGGAGTCACGGTTAGAAACAGAATAATTCATCTAGGTCACCAGGCACCAAGTGGTGAATCAACAGATGAAATGCTATCTGCCATTCAAGAAGTAATATGGATTCTGGATTATTGTTGTGGTTATGACTGGGCGTTAAG
Encoded here:
- a CDS encoding peptidoglycan-binding protein, coding for MINVKYILVCFLGMFLILFDLLGIINTALAANANVQRTQQILIDYGYRPGPADGLFGLKTRAALMQYQKDKHLPETGQIDKKTAIALGVDIYTPKKKQKYQRENIEARQSQSMLMWLGHYTGPINGVTGPETIQAINRFQVSQRTTDIGGKTIPLVEILKSAVLARDRKPKLECTPDVRTSVRLQSNRLFSSNAVERALAAYELGKMREDALSAIPCLLNLLDDRSSLEWRQPGQVINSSGESTSPSKEAAHALSKMGSKGNQALIAAFYVYSLDSKKHPNIDILDSVMEGLNRIEGNDAVDVMVDALFSDRVWDTLKILAGEYLARTKDSRILEPLSQIVIDRNKTPKTTQAAALALGELRDPRAIDPLIKAMWLDPGTCWNTIQNVRILCPTASNSADALKKITDLDFGHDRELWRSWRMKNPD